A window of Lotus japonicus ecotype B-129 unplaced genomic scaffold, LjGifu_v1.2 AP026985.1 genomic DNA:
GGTAATAAAAGGAAAATGTCCCCAAAATTTATACTGAAGACagaaattattattttacttaAATGCTCCATTACAACTACAAGGGCTTGCGTAAGCATGGCCACTTGTTTCCAAAGACTTTTTATAATGTTTGAAATCAAGacaataaaacccaacatttaaTGTGAAAATTTGAGTTAAGACAAGGTAGATCATCCATTTCTTCAGTCACTTGAACAgcattataaatttattaagAGGGTTATGGCACTCAGTAGTAAAAAGTTGGGACAGACAAGTAACATAAAGAAAATACAGCTTCCTTTTctacatttttttattctttttttttacttaacaTGCTGAAACTCAAATCAGAAGTTTCAGTTGTCAAGCAGGCATCCATCACAAAGGAAACTATATATTATAATTACCTTCAACTGGATCTAAATCTCCATTCTGAATAAAATTTGCAACTCTTTCCTCCAAAGACAAGTTGGCCGAATTGTCAAGGTTTATTGAACTGCTTTCAGCAGAATGGGTAactgaattgattttgttctcaCCAGATAAGTTTCCCCTAATGGAAAATTCAGAGGTTGTGGAAACATCTTCAGTAATATTGTCATTGCTGTCATCTAGACCTTCTAATGCATACCAGTCCTTTTTCTCCAAGGACAAATCAAATGTTGGTAGCAAATGACTTAACTCTTTATCTCCAGTGTCAATATCAGAATCAGTAAATGAAGTGTTGGAATGGTTTTCCATGGAAGGAACTGTGGATGGCAAGGTTATGTGTCCAGCCGTTTTGCCCACTAAACGATCCTCACACTCCGAATTTCCAGAAGATGTTGTCACAGATGAGGTTTCACCAGAAATTTCAGTAGGCATGGAACTTTGGCTATAAGAGCTCGGATAAAAACCTTCCCTTGGACTACTGCAATCATTATCCACAGTAATCACTTCACTTGAGTAGAAATTCCCCTCTGCCACATTGTTGACATCTTCAGCATGATCATTGAGTTCACCAAGGCCATCCTCCACAGTGGAATTAGCCAAGGACTCTAAAGGGACAGAAGTGCATCCATCTAAACTCAGAGTTGAGCCAGTGCACAAACTACTAGAACTGTTCCCTGAAAGAAATTCAGTTGAAGCCGTGTCCTCATCGACCTGACTGTCCACCCTCTCATTCTGACCTTTAAATTGTATTATATGAGGTAATCAGTAATGATCACAAGTAATACAAAATAAGAGTGCATTCAGAAAGAAGGAAGTTTTTTGACCTGTTAATAGACTTTCACACTCATTTGCAGCATCTCGCCTTTCATCAAAACTTTTATCCGGGTCTAATGAATGAACGCCGGCGTTTAATGAGCTTGTGAGAAGCTCCTTAATCTGTTTATGTCCTCTGCGTCTGACAATGTTGGCCAGTTCATTCCTATAAACATAAGGTTAAAACAAGTGACACAAGTGAAATAAAAGGCTCAACCGCTTAAAACACACATAACCCCGTCCAACTACAAGTCATTTGCCCAAAAATAAAAGCAAGTGTGCTTCCTATAATAACTAAGCTAGCCAGAGTAGTATAAATTTAAGCCATCCTGCAAGCACATGCAAGAAAACCCCATATAGTGAAAGGGGGTTCACTGCATTTTAgccaaataaaatatcatttaaATCAAATGATAATACCATATAACATGGCATTTTTTTAACTGAGTTCTGAATGATTCACACtccactttctcttccatctgaTTTCACTTATCATAGTTTGTGAACAAAACTTTCTTGATATTAATCAGCCAGCACATGCTAATAACTGGTTGCATTAAATGCaacatttttaatataaaaacttaACTTTCTGATTTCTGAActgttttatttaaatttaatattggGAGATTTAGAAAGGAAAACTTGTTGTCTACTCTACTCTACAGAGAGATGTAAATGATTGATCACTGAAGGACAATTATGCTTACCCTAAAATCGAAGATGCACAAAGTTTGAAGAAACAAAATTGAAGAGGAGAAGAAAGAACCTTCCATGGTGCAAGAGCTCCTTGGTAGAGGGAATGTGGTCTTCCGGGAGGCCAACGGAAGCGAGGAAGAGGCGAATGTCATCGCAGATCTCGGCGTCGCTTTTGAGTCTCCGACTTTTCCTACAGAAATTCAACCATTCTCGTGTCAATTCAATCaacttcaagaagaagaagaaggaggaggaggaggaagatggaAGAACCTTATCCTTGTTGTTcttgtggtagtggtggtggtggtggtttgaGAAGCGCGCAGTTGGAAGTTGGCAAGGGTGgtgggaggaagagagagagtgagagtggTGGTTGGGAATTGGAGAAGGTGGTTACagtcgccgccgccgccgcagaAGTTGGTGAAGTAGTGAGACACCCACAGAGTGCCCATCTACAACTACTTCCCGGTGCACCCTTTGCTTTGCTTTGCTTTCTCTACCTCACCCACCCGCCCCTGAGCTCAACAGAAAGAAAACAACTTACGACAAAGGATAGAGACAGAGACTGTTAtgggtttctttttctttaaaaataaaaataaaaataaaaatgatatgaTATAATGCCGAACAATTAATTAATAGGCAAAATAATTATGTTAGATTTATCATTTTAACTGATCTCTACTCTATTTTGTTAAATGGACCTACTTTCTCTCAAgacttcattaaacataaaattgcattaatttaaacgatatggtaaattatacagagtatggtcaaacgctggatagtataagaaagatATCAAGGCTTATattatcaggcctaatactatcaggtcttatactataaGACCTTATATTATACGTCGTACCAAACGGGCTATTAGAACATTTGAGGGATGCTGactattataataataataataataacttatTGTAATAATGGTAAACCTCATATTCAAAGCTATATCTCCTCAACAAGTGTAATCAACTAATTAtgaatttggatcctctccggCAGCAATCATTCAACCATTAGATCTATCCAACGACTTAAATTAATAAGGTTGAGAAGATGTGAAACGTCGTcgcatcagaggcatcacagttTAGACATTCTCTTTCCCTACCCCTATCGTTAACTTCGTGACGTCGTACTCTCACCCAATGTTATTAAATTCAGACCGGTTAGTTGAACTGGTCTGACCGTGAACCGGTGACTTAGCCGGTTCGAGTTGACAATCGGATCAGCCATGCATTCAAACTTGACTGAACTAGAACGAACCGGCCGGTCTAGATGGAAAACCGGTGACTCGGTCGGTTTTTTGTTGCATCGGTGAGTCATCTATTttgtgtttttaaatttttttattgatttttttttatataatggGTCGTACATAGGAGCTCATTTTAGAGTTGTGcagttaatatttaatatatttgggCCTTTCAAATTGGTTTGTTTATTCTGTTGGCAACAATTTATTTAGAGTAGGATAAAAATGTGATATTTATCTAAAATATTGTTTCAATGCAAGGAGGGTTTGAACACGGGGCCTTGAGCAAATGTGAAGAAATGTTAATCACTACACCATCATGCTATTTAATGTTTTGAaacctttttattatttatatattaattttatgtTGTCTTGGACTATTTTATAATCTTTTAATATATACCGAGTCAAGCATTCGAACCATTGACCTAGTGCCCTGACCAAGCCGATCACCGAGCCGAGCTTAATAACACTACTCTCACCGTCCTCACTTAGAACTATCGTCCTCGTCTCACCACACCCTTTTGAAAATAGATAATTTAAGGTTTGAGCATCGACCCAATTTTTTTGTGAAAGTTAACTTGatgtttaattttatgttaTGATAAAAAATCTGTAATTTAAGGTTTGATGGAACCATCAGTATGAGAGTTGATTGAATTGGGATTGCAAATATTTACTGGTGGGTTGACATCCCAGAAATGTGTCAGAAATCGCCATAAATGTACcagaaacaaaataaaagtaTTTCTAAATATAGAAGATATATCTCTCTTTagtcttctctatctctcttctctttttatcatGTCAATCAACTTGTAAATCTActatatttctcacatatttctctctactcagcttctctcttctctactctaaCTTATTTATCTCTCTgttctctaccaaacaaagtgtaaggtattatttgatttatgagagaaagagagtaaagagaaagagaataaaAACTGAGTTTTTTATCTCTCTATTTAAATGGTTTGTATCTCTCTCGTCAAAGTACATTTGCGATCATTTTGAGACATACAAACCAACATTGATGGGTTGGATAAGGAAAAAACTGGTTTACATTCATCTAACATTTACACAAACACACACTAACACTATGTTTATTTGTGGAGAGGTTGAATAGAGAGAGTTGGAAGAGAGGGAGTTAGTGAAGAGATACCCCTCACCCTCATTTGGTTGCCacagggagggagggagggaacAACTCCTGAAGTTGTGGGTCCCATGTCCTTTTCCTAGCCTCTCTATTTTGCGAAGAAATTGGGAGGAGGATACAATGCAATGCATGAATTCTCATTTATACCCTTAACTATTTATGCCTTGGTTTGCTCAATACAACGCGAATGACATGAACAACATACATGTCTTTGATTATTTTAtatttgctatatatatatatatcattataatattaaaaaattgattagtaaaaataatattgagatatttatttagataaaatatttttagaattaattcctaatattatttatatacaaGGATAAACATGTCATTTTATCTTAAAGTATTCTCCTCTCTTTTCACTCTCTATTCAACCAAACGAAGGGAGAGAGAAAGTAcatcattctttctcttcttcctctttctaaCATAACAAACAACCTcaaaatctactctatttctgacacatttctctctactcatcttttctcttctctactATCTCTTCTCTACCAACACTACTACAAAAAAAGGgattttcacatcggttgaaaatgacttttcacatcggtttgcATCCGATGTAAACAAAGGTGATGTGGTATGTCCGcaccttttcacatcgggtacaCAACCAATGTGGTAAGTACTTTTCCACATCGAACGTCTAATATAACTGATGTGAAATCTATCACTTAAAACTGAACGCACATTTTTGCACATCGGTTGAGTCAAAAACACCGTTGTGAAatatatacatttcacatcggacGTCTAATATAACTGATGTGAAATCTATCACTTAAAACTGAACGCACGTGTTTTCACAACGATTGAGTCAAAAACACTGTTGTGAAATatatatacatttcacatcggttctgtTTCTCACCGAtgtaaattctttttttttttgtttttttatttacatattTTTACACTACTTTGAGCCGAATTTTCTTACATCACCAatcttaccttttttttttgaaaggagaaATAGATATATTGATAAAATAAACCTTGGGAACAAACTCTCCCAAGTAAGGATAAAAAAACATAGCATCTCTTAAAAGAAAAGATCAgcataaaaaagaaacaataaaaacaagaaGCTACAACTAACTAATTGATAAcaaaaaacaacaaactgcAGCTGCATAACAATAACATAACGCATATCAGCATATATTTCTGCTGTCTAAGATCAGATATAGGCACCCCTTAAAAAGCCATAAAGCACATTTTCCTTATGCCATACAATCAAACGCACATCAGCAAGGATCCAGGTAGACATCACTGGAGTAAATCACAACACCCTTTTAGAGTCCTAGCAGCAAGTAACCACCCCATAAAAGATTGAAATTTCTGCATTGACCATCATCTCACAGTACAACAGTTGAAATCACGACAACAACTTGCTTGTACACCAAATTCTGAAAACACCAGCATGGACCACAATGGACTAGGAAGCACAACGCACCAAGCAATCATATATCAGCAGCAGCAAGCATCAACCATCTTCCACTCATCTCACAATGAAAGCAAAGGTATATCAGTAGCAAAAGAGAGCCAGATCAGATGCATCAATTCAGTGCAGAAACATAAAACCTCCAGTAgcaaaatttataaataaaccTGTCCCCATAAACCATTTATCCAGAAACCTCAAGCCAagtgaaaattaaatttgtttatCCAGAAACCTCAATCCAAGGCATTAAAATACAACTTAGTTTTAGGGTGATCGGGTGCGACACCGGAGTAGACCATGTTTTCCATCCTATGCATCTTAAAATCCTTAAGCTCACTTTCCAAATCCAGCAAGTGACTGTTAGAAAATAGAGTACTTGAGTTGTTGTGCTGTGGCAAGCCACTGCCCTGAAGCAAAATTTCCTGCAGACTCTGGTGCAAATCCCAACAGCCGGTTTTGCCCCCAAGGGTTTACACAACTACGATCTAACCTGTGCACTTGAGACAGATCGTATGGAGCCTTCACAAAATATTGCCCAGAAAATGAAGAGGAAATATCATATCAAAGAAGAAGGGTACCAGAATGCTcatggttttctcttttttataaGACACACGCTCCACACCATGGAGACAACATAATCAAAGGCCTTTATCACCCAATTGATTAGCATTCAATATAGAATGAATGTGGAATGTAACGgatcaattcaaattaaaaTGGCTTAATACTTGAAACAAATTCCGGAATTACCATGCTGAATAAGTGGGCCGAATTAGTCAAAGATTTAAATGAAATAGGAAAAAGGGATAAGGTAATAAATGACTCTTGAATGCCATTATCCAACAATTCCCCACTAATGGCAGACAAGAGATTATGGAACGTCTCTCCTAGTATTTTGAAGAAATTTTCTGAGCAATGAAGGAAGAAATTTCTAGGCAATAGAAGGGATTGAGCTTAAGTGCTAATGTCCAGAGGATTGAATTAACACGTAGTGAAGTGAGGCAATACCACAAGTTCAGTAAGTGAATTTCTCTTGAACTTACTAGACTCGAGACAAGCCCCCACAACACGCCCCTAACCTTCAAATTCGCAAAGGCTCCGCGATAATACATTTTCACATTTACATTTTTAGGCCCTTTCATACCTTGGGTTGCTCATGAGTGCTCTAGAAAGATTGCCAAAGTCTTTCATAGAAGGTGTGCCTAAACCTTCACACTCACGTAGATACATCAAGTGTGTGTCTATAGCACCACCCAAACAATGGGCTATGTATCCATCAGTAGATGTGCAGATACATCAAGTGCGTGTCTTAGCACCACCCAAACATTGGGCTATGTATCTATTATGAGCTCTGCAGATACATTAAGTGCGTCTCTGTAGCACCACCCAAATATTGGGATATGTATCAAATAAAAATCCAGCTCATAACCTCACATCAAGCACTACCACACGCCATAGGGATGAGATGTAGTGCTTAGGAGTCTTCGCATGGCTTCGTTTGACCACAAAATGGGTATCCACCATACGTCCCTCTACTCTAGGCGCTCATCCCCCTCGACGCATCCAGGATAATTTTCAAAGTGAGATTTCACCATCTTTAAATGGATGTCTAGCAATGTCATGTCTCATCTGTATGTGTCACTTGTCGCTCGATCACCATGGATATTTATGGTATGTGTTGGTTCACCCCCACACTGGTAAATCAGCCATTAATTCTCTCAGCAATTCAGCTTCTTGGCCTGCAAGTTCAAGGAGCTACAAATTTCTGATTCAATAGTAGACATGATTATGCATGTTCGATTTGTCTACTTCAAAAGCAATTCAACACCTTCCAATGTAAGCATGTACCCACTCTTGAAACTCACCTCATCATATGAAACTCTGTTTGCACACAAAACACCTTCCCATACTCAAGAAACGTTTGATAAATTTAAATCCAATGCATAGTACAAtttaaatatcataaaaatGATTACATCATATGGAGTTTTAGCATGCATTATATGAGAGTTATTGAATAGAAAACTCAATTTCTatcttccatatttttcatttCGAGAATCACATCAGCTTCTGATGAATCTATCATTTCAAATTTGGAACTCATTTGTTTCATTTCAACCACAACTTTTAGATTATTCATCATTTCATCCATATGGCAGCATTTAATAACACACTCATTTCTCAAACAATTTTGTGTACACAAAAGTTTCAGAAGAATTCACAAACCTTCATATCCTGTCAAAGCATTGTTAAGGTGTACACAGACGCAAActcttaaaataaattattcacATCATTCAAGATCAAGAATCTATGTTCACCATTACGATGAGCACAACCAATAATCAATACTCCTTGCATCAATattatttctttaaaaatcTGGTGCTCATACTTTAGTCAAACACCCCCACAATCCTTAGGGAGTTTTAAGCCATGTTTCCTCTTAATTGATTATCTGCTCAAATTCATGGATCATCATATACACATCCTCTATGCTTTTTTCTTGCGTGATATCATTTTGTTaatcaaagaaaacaaaatcttatGTAAATGCTAGCTGACACCAGTTTTTCAACTAACCAGTTTGGGTACAGAAGCACAAGTAAATTTATATTAAGTTCACAGTTTTTACTCCAAATACCAAATAATTAAGTACTGCATTATCAGCATGTGTAAAAATAAAAGATGGCTCAGAACAAGGCATTACACTCCATGTGTTGTATTATCCATTTCACAACTATGTGTGCATATGTTGTATCAAATCAACGAAATAAAATCCTTCCATAGAGCTTCACATACATGCCAATAATAAAGAGAAGATGATTTGAAACGGAGTATGAAACAAAGCAAAGATCAAGCCTTTTCTAGGAATAACTTGTACACATAATAAAGGACCGTGACAAAAAAACTATCCCCTTCTTGATAGTTATATTTAGAATAGAACCATACTAAACGAAATAGAATCAGATAGAGGGGAAATAAATGGCATACCAAGCTACTTTGACACAGATAAAATTTggtataaaaataaatcaattcaaACCTTATATTAAGCATGATCAGCCATGCCTATTCCTAAAATCTTAATTGGAAAATATTCTTCTAGAGTTCCTCGAAGGCGACATAATTTTCCATGACACTCGGTCATGACTGCCTTCATCATCCCAATTCCACCTAGCCTCATATAGATATTCTCCCCAATTTTGTTTTCCTCTTGCAATGAATGTTTCATAGTTCCTCTCAATTCTCAAATATCTTAATAGCTATATCAAGATAAAACCACAAGAGATCACGAACCATAAAATGCACACAATTGAACCATGACATTGAGCTCTTAATTACTAATTGGACATGAATATCAAGGTTAGCGTATTTCTTGTAAATAGACAGAAAGAAAATCAATCAATCAGGCAACTAGGGATTAAGTATGGGATTAAAAACAACAGCTTGCAAATAGGCATCCCTTCATGCATCAATCAACAACTTACTATTATTTTTGGAAGAAGTGATACTTATCTTTCCAGCGATTTACTTCATTCTTCCTCATTTTGTTGAGCGGTAATGCCATCAGCACGaacaagtaaataaaaaaatttgcttCAGATTGTTGGAAAATATAGTACTTGAGTTGTTGTGTCGTGGCAAGCCACTGCCCTGAAGCAAAATTTTCGGCGGACTCCGGTGTAAATCCCAACAGCCGGTTTTGCCCCCAAGGGCATACACAACTACGATCTAACTCGTGCACTCGAGGCAGATCGTATGGAGCCTTCACAAAATATTGCCCAAAGAATGAAGAGGAAATATTATATCAAAGAAGAAGGGTACCGGAATGCTCatggttttctctttttcataagATACACGCTCCACACCATAAAGACAACATAATCAAAGGCCTTTATCAACCAATTGATCAGCATTCAATATAGAATGAATGTGGAATGTAACAgatcaattcaaattaaaaTGACTTAATACTTGAAACCAATTCCGGAATTACCATGCTGAATAAGTGGGCCGAATTAGTCAAAGATTTAAATGAAATAGGAAAAAGGGATAAGGTAATAAATGACTCTTGAATGCCATTATCCAACAGTGACTGCTAAAAAATAGAATACTCCTTCCTCTCCAAATCTGTTAACTTTTACGTCTAAATTGTAGGTGAATGTAATGGTCTCAAGTAAGGTTTATGTCTTTCAAGTTATGTTGCTATGAGCTTGAAATATAGAAGTTGCTTAATAAACAAATCTAGGAACTAAGACACATCAACGTTTACTTTGGCCCTATCATAATTCAAGAATGTAAATTACATCTGTGTGTTTCCACCAACAATGTAGACATGGTGTTATAACCAAAGAAAGCATCCTATGAAAGTTGTCATTATTTTGACATTGATATTAGTCTATTACCCATTATTAGGTGAAGTTTCGATGCTTACAAttgttctaattttttttggctATTGAAACCTGAGCATATATTTTTGTAAATGAAACCTGGACATTAATTTGTGAGTTCGAATGTATCGACCTGTGAAGAAAATGGGCCATCCAtacatctctttttttttctcttgtcaAAGTCATCCATACTTCAAACTGGATCAGTCCCCAACCACATTTGAACATGTTACAAAACAATAGTAAAATAATGTATCTATCTTtctttataaatataaatattttacaaGTCTCACCTATTTACTAATATGAAAAGATAGTTAGACACGAAATTTTAATTTGAGAAACGTTAAGGAAGTTTCTTTAATTTCAGCTATATCGATATGGTGGTAATTGGAACCATTACTGTAGTTCTCTTATAGTTAGATAATTGATACATAGTCCATGCTCTGGATTCCATTATATAGGGATGTGATCTTCCAAAAATTCAGTTGAGATCAACCTTTGATAAGCATGGTGGTGAAAGGTGATGCAAATGGTGGTGTTTTACTTGTGCACTATGGATTAAGACATGAGATATACCTGCAAAAGGCATTCTGACACTCGAGTTAGCTCGAGATCAAGCAGAGAGAATACGAAGAGTACTTAAAACCAAGTTTCTCTGGTATCAGTTTTTTTTGCTCGTCTCATGCTTTTCAACTTATTTGTGCGATCATTATATGTCATAACTTATCTTCTCGTGTGTTGGTGCATCATCTGCCATAGCTGGAAATTTAGCTCTATCAACCAGCTAGCTAGCCGAGGATTTGACCAAGATTCAGGAGTTGTGAGCACGCTCCTCTTGGATTAAAATAAGTAATCCTAAGATAAACAATCATATTTAGAGTTGTCATCAAATAAGTGATGTGGGGAA
This region includes:
- the LOC130727294 gene encoding protein PTST homolog 3, chloroplastic isoform X2, with product MGTLWVSHYFTNFCGGGGDCNHLLQFPTTTLTLSLPPTTLANFQLRASQTTTTTTTTRTTRIRKSRRLKSDAEICDDIRLFLASVGLPEDHIPSTKELLHHGRNELANIVRRRGHKQIKELLTSSLNAGVHSLDPDKSFDERRDAANECESLLTGQNERVDSQVDEDTASTEFLSGNSSSSLCTGSTLSLDGCTSVPLESLANSTVEDGLGELNDHAEDVNNVAEGNFYSSEVITVDNDCSSPREGFYPSSYSQSSMPTEISGETSSVTTSSGNSECEDRLVGKTAGHITLPSTVPSMENHSNTSFTDSDIDTGDKELSHLLPTFDLSLEKKDWYALEGLDDSNDNITEDVSTTSEFSIRGNLSGENKINSVTHSAESSSINLDNSANLSLEERVANFIQNGDLDPVEDHVSGISNGDGSQENKVNIESKPVVDMPLDAHPPKDNNGMPLIGNTEASEVQNQSEINHLKFMLKELELSRLKEQIEKEKLALAVLQTKAEAEISKARNLIAEKDADLRVAEESLPGLKEVQIDFCGDADVVEVAGSFNGWSDRIKMDPQPSAGVIDLVGSRKPKIWSTTLWLYPGVFEIKFVVDGDWRTDPQRESVTRGHICNNILIVDR
- the LOC130727294 gene encoding protein PTST homolog 3, chloroplastic isoform X1; the protein is MGTLWVSHYFTNFCGGGGDCNHLLQFPTTTLTLSLPPTTLANFQLRASQTTTTTTTTRTTRIRKSRRLKSDAEICDDIRLFLASVGLPEDHIPSTKELLHHGRNELANIVRRRGHKQIKELLTSSLNAGVHSLDPDKSFDERRDAANECESLLTGQNERVDSQVDEDTASTEFLSGNSSSSLCTGSTLSLDGCTSVPLESLANSTVEDGLGELNDHAEDVNNVAEGNFYSSEVITVDNDCSSPREGFYPSSYSQSSMPTEISGETSSVTTSSGNSECEDRLVGKTAGHITLPSTVPSMENHSNTSFTDSDIDTGDKELSHLLPTFDLSLEKKDWYALEGLDDSNDNITEDVSTTSEFSIRGNLSGENKINSVTHSAESSSINLDNSANLSLEERVANFIQNGDLDPVEDHVSGISNGDGSQENKVNIESKPVVDMPLDAHPPKDNNGMPLIGNTEASEVQNQSEINHLKFMLYQKELELSRLKEQIEKEKLALAVLQTKAEAEISKARNLIAEKDADLRVAEESLPGLKEVQIDFCGDADVVEVAGSFNGWSDRIKMDPQPSAGVIDLVGSRKPKIWSTTLWLYPGVFEIKFVVDGDWRTDPQRESVTRGHICNNILIVDR